From a single Candoia aspera isolate rCanAsp1 chromosome 2, rCanAsp1.hap2, whole genome shotgun sequence genomic region:
- the LOC134489900 gene encoding vomeronasal type-2 receptor 26-like: MQDASYWHVLPFFFAIHEINQNPRLLPNITLGYNIYENYFNERITYEAMLDLLSVGQQTIPNYRCGRQKSLLAVLEETDSELFHHIAAMLGTYKIPQISYGDISHIPEHKHHFPFSYRMSPRQEPPHWAIVKLLLHFRWTWICLLAPDNENGEKFRKTFVPAAIKKGLHPFLKNFQICNLSVHGVYLDKNGDPAADFDIMHWVVFPNGSTAGVKVGSVEREASSDVKVSINQSAVIWPTSFNKKVPLSRCTESCHPGYTKVTREGAPVCCYDCSSCIEGTISVQEDAAHCKRCPDDQHSNKKRDQCVPKVITFLSYKETVGLILAMSALFLSLTTVFVLYIFIKYQETPIVKANNRDLTYILLIALQLSFLTSFLFIGSPKKLTCLLRQTTFSVVFSVAVSSLLAKTIMVVVAFLATKPGSRMRKWLGKTLASSIVLSCSGVQVGICIIWLGISPPFPDADLYSQPGHILLQCNEGSVTMFYAALGYMGLLAAICFLVAFLARKLPGSFNEAKWITFSMLVFCSVWVSFVPTYLSTKGKYMVAVQIFSILASSLGLLGCIFIPKCYIIILRPDMNNKEHLMMKKNERG, from the exons ATGCAGGATGCAAGCTACTGGCACGTCTTGCCCTTCTTCTTTGCCATTCATGAAATCAACCAGAATCCAAGGCTGTTACCCAACATAACCCTGGGCTACAACATCTATGAGAATTATTTCAATGAAAGAATAACCTATGAAGCCATGCTGGATTTGCTCTCTGTGGGGCAACAGACGATCCCAAACTACAGGTGCGGAAGGCAAAAGAGTTTGCTGGCCGTTCTGGAAGAGACTGATTCTGAGCTCTTTCATCACATTGCAGCTATGCTGGGTACCTACAAGATCCCACAG ATCAGCTATGGGGACATCAGCCACATTCCTGAGCATAAACATCATTTCCCTTTTTCCTATCGGATGAGTCCGAGACAAGAGCCTCCTCACTGGGCAATTGTCAAGCTGCTCCTGCATTTCCGATGGACGTGGATCTGCCTTCTTGCTCCAGACAATGAAAACGGGGAAAAGTTCAGAAAGACGTTTGTCCCTGCAGCCATCAAGAAAGGG cttcatccATTCCTGAAAAACTTCCAGATTTGCAACCTTTCTGTGCATGGCGTTTATTTGGACAAGAATGGAGATCCTGCTGCTGACTTTGATATCATGCACTGGGTGGTGTTTCCCAACGGATCTACTGCTGGAGTGAAAGTTGGGAGTGTAGAAAGAGAGGCCTCCTCAGACGTCAAGGTCTCTATTAATCAAAGTGCCGTTATATGGCCAACGTCATTTAACAAG aaGGTGCCTTTGTCTAGATGTACTGAAAGTTGTCACCCAGGATACACCAAGGTCACCAGAGAGGGAGCGCCAGtctgctgctatgactgttcCTCATGTATAGAAGGAACAATTTCTGTGCAAGAAG ATGCTGCTCATTGTAAAAGGTGTCCAGATGACCAGCATTCCAATAAGAAGCGAGATCAGTGTGTCCCCAAAGTTATAACTTTCCTGTCCTATAAAGAAACCGTGGGTCTCATCCTGGCTATGTCTGCCCTTTTTTTGTCCCTAACCACTGTCTTTGTTCTATACATCTTCATTAAATACCAAGAAACTCCtatagtcaaagccaacaatcgtgACCTCACCTATATCCTCCTGATTGCCCTCcagctttcttttttaacttcatttctATTTATCGGTAGTCCCAAGAAACTGACCTGCCTTCTTCGGCAAACCActttcagtgttgttttctctgttgctgtgtcttccttgctggccaagactatcatggtggtggtggcctttctggccacaaagccaggcagcaggatgaggaaatggctgggAAAGACTCTGGCCAGCTCCATTGTCTTGTCCTGCTCTGGGGTTCAAGTGGGCATCTGTATCATATGGCTGGGAATCTCACCTCCATTCCCAGATGCCGACTTGTATTCCCAACCAGGACATATCCtgctgcaatgcaatgaaggttCAGTCACCATGTTCTATGCTGCATTAGGTTATATGGGCCttttggctgccatctgcttcttggTGGCTTTCCTTGCCAGAAAGCTGCCAGGgagcttcaacgaagccaagtggatcaccttcagcatgctggttttCTGCAGCGTTTGGGTCTCTTTtgtccccacctacctgagcaccaaagggaaatacatggtggctgtgcagatcttctccatcctggcctccagcctgggcttactgggctgcatctttatccccaaatgctacatcatcatCCTAAGACCTGATATGAACAACAAGGAGCATCTCATGATGAAAAAGAATGAGAGGGGCTGA